Proteins co-encoded in one Acidovorax sp. 69 genomic window:
- a CDS encoding cryptochrome/deoxyribodipyrimidine photo-lyase family protein yields MSYTVVWFKRDLRVHDHAPLQHAAAQGPVLCLYVVEPSLWAQPDVALQHYHFVQESLHDLAHALQRRGAALQVAVGEVSDVLARLHALAPFHTLVAHEETGNAHTYARDLAVGRWCCAQGVAWREWPQHGVVRRLRSRDEWHGHWQAFMHAPVVAAPEPDNLQARTLPWPAQPWPIGAELGLPAHDPPLRQRGGRKEGLRVLQDFLLDRSQGYRGGISSPLTAPSACSRLSPYLALGCLGMREVVQATERRQQQLKGSADPAAAWQRKGLTAFMSRLHWHCHFIQKLESEPALEHHNLHRGYTGLREGEWNPAHFDALVAGRTGWPMVDACVAMLRETGWINFRMRAMLVSVASYPLWLHWRPVGEWLARQFLDYEPGIHWSQMQMQAGTTGINTTRVYNPIKQAQDHDPHGHFVRQWLPALRRVPDVWLLEPWRMPPDVQARCGVHVGHGIAEPLVDLETATRIAKTRVHNLRAQPTIRDAKVAIVEKHGSRQFRDGGSPQARARARARNAAQHPQQQTLDF; encoded by the coding sequence ATGAGCTACACCGTGGTCTGGTTCAAACGCGATCTGCGCGTGCACGACCACGCACCATTGCAGCATGCCGCCGCCCAGGGCCCGGTGCTGTGCCTGTACGTCGTCGAGCCCAGCCTATGGGCGCAGCCCGATGTCGCCCTGCAGCACTATCACTTTGTGCAAGAAAGCCTGCACGACCTGGCCCATGCCCTGCAGCGGCGCGGTGCCGCGCTGCAGGTGGCTGTGGGCGAGGTGAGCGATGTGCTGGCCCGCCTGCACGCGCTGGCACCGTTCCACACCTTGGTAGCGCATGAAGAAACTGGCAATGCCCACACCTATGCCCGCGACCTGGCCGTGGGCCGGTGGTGCTGCGCGCAGGGCGTGGCCTGGCGCGAATGGCCTCAGCACGGCGTGGTGCGCCGCCTGCGCTCGCGCGACGAGTGGCATGGGCACTGGCAAGCCTTTATGCACGCGCCGGTGGTGGCTGCCCCCGAGCCCGACAATCTGCAGGCCCGCACGCTGCCGTGGCCCGCGCAGCCTTGGCCCATTGGGGCCGAGCTGGGCCTGCCCGCGCACGACCCGCCCCTGCGGCAACGTGGCGGCCGCAAAGAGGGCTTGCGGGTGCTGCAAGACTTTTTGCTGGACCGCAGCCAGGGATACCGGGGTGGCATCTCATCGCCGCTCACGGCGCCCAGCGCCTGCTCGCGTCTGTCTCCCTATCTGGCGCTGGGTTGCCTGGGTATGCGCGAAGTGGTGCAGGCCACCGAGCGCCGCCAGCAACAACTCAAAGGCAGTGCCGACCCCGCTGCCGCCTGGCAGCGCAAGGGCCTGACTGCCTTCATGAGCCGCCTGCACTGGCATTGCCACTTCATTCAGAAGCTCGAATCCGAGCCTGCGCTGGAGCACCATAACCTGCACCGGGGCTATACCGGCCTGCGCGAAGGCGAGTGGAACCCCGCCCACTTCGATGCCCTGGTGGCCGGGCGCACCGGCTGGCCCATGGTCGATGCCTGCGTGGCCATGCTGCGCGAGACAGGGTGGATCAACTTCCGCATGCGGGCCATGCTGGTGTCGGTAGCGTCGTACCCGCTGTGGCTGCACTGGCGGCCCGTGGGTGAATGGCTGGCGCGCCAGTTTCTGGACTACGAGCCCGGCATCCACTGGAGCCAGATGCAAATGCAGGCGGGCACCACCGGCATCAACACCACCCGCGTGTACAACCCCATCAAGCAGGCGCAAGACCACGACCCCCACGGCCACTTTGTGCGCCAGTGGCTGCCTGCATTGCGCCGCGTGCCCGACGTGTGGTTGCTGGAGCCCTGGCGCATGCCGCCCGATGTGCAGGCCCGCTGTGGCGTGCATGTGGGGCACGGCATTGCCGAGCCGCTGGTGGACCTGGAAACCGCCACCCGCATCGCCAAGACCCGTGTGCACAACCTGCGCGCCCAGCCAACCATCCGCGACGCCAAGGTCGCCATCGTCGAAAAGCACGGATCTCGCCAGTTCCGCGACGGCGGCAGCCCGCAGGCACGCGCCCGTGCCCGCGCACGCAACGCGGCCCAGCACCCCCAGCAGCAAACCCTGGACTTTTGA
- a CDS encoding glutaredoxin → MTLQITVYSKSACPQCESAKMLLKSRSLPYEEIKIDDEAERLAFYAKCGPSVRQMPQIFINDQRVGGLAGLQAALAQLSA, encoded by the coding sequence ATGACCCTTCAAATCACCGTGTACTCCAAATCCGCCTGCCCGCAGTGCGAGTCGGCCAAGATGCTCCTCAAATCCCGCTCGCTGCCCTATGAGGAGATCAAGATCGATGACGAGGCCGAGCGCCTGGCGTTTTATGCCAAGTGCGGGCCGTCGGTGCGCCAGATGCCGCAAATTTTCATCAACGACCAACGCGTGGGCGGGCTGGCCGGGCTGCAAGCGGCACTGGCGCAACTGAGCGCCTGA
- a CDS encoding ABC transporter ATP-binding protein, with translation MSTTTATPNLLELKGVHTHIGAYHILHGVDLAVPKGQLTMLLGRNGAGKTTTLRTIMGLWHASQGSIHFGGKDITAMNTPQIAGMNIAYVPENMGIFADLTVKENMLLAARSARNAAQMDQERLQWIFKLFPAVEKFWNHPAGKLSGGQKQMVAVSRAIVEPRDLLIVDEPSKGLAPAIINNMIEAFDQLKKSGVTILLVEQNINFAKRLGDTVAVMDNGQVVHAGSMAALAEDEALQRSLLGLAL, from the coding sequence ATGAGTACGACGACCGCAACCCCCAACCTGCTCGAACTCAAGGGCGTGCACACCCACATCGGGGCGTACCACATCCTGCACGGCGTGGATTTGGCCGTGCCCAAGGGCCAGCTCACCATGCTGCTGGGCCGCAACGGCGCGGGCAAGACGACCACGCTGCGCACCATCATGGGCCTGTGGCATGCGTCGCAAGGCTCGATCCACTTCGGCGGCAAAGACATCACCGCGATGAACACGCCGCAGATCGCAGGCATGAACATCGCCTACGTGCCCGAAAACATGGGCATCTTTGCCGACCTCACCGTGAAGGAAAACATGCTGCTGGCCGCGCGCAGTGCGCGCAATGCCGCTCAGATGGACCAGGAGCGCCTGCAGTGGATCTTCAAGCTCTTTCCCGCGGTGGAGAAGTTCTGGAATCACCCCGCTGGCAAGCTCAGCGGCGGACAAAAGCAGATGGTGGCAGTGAGCCGCGCCATCGTGGAGCCGCGCGACTTGCTCATCGTCGATGAACCGAGCAAGGGCCTGGCGCCCGCCATCATCAACAACATGATCGAGGCGTTCGACCAGCTCAAAAAGAGTGGCGTGACGATTCTGCTTGTCGAGCAGAACATCAATTTCGCCAAGCGGCTCGGTGACACCGTCGCCGTGATGGACAACGGCCAGGTGGTGCATGCGGGCAGCATGGCCGCGTTGGCCGAGGACGAGGCACTGCAGCGGTCGCTGCTGGGGTTGGCACTATGA
- a CDS encoding NAD(P)/FAD-dependent oxidoreductase, producing MSTLTMPQPIAVIGAGLAGLSCAQALLQEGHTVHVFDKSRGPSGRMSTRRAEDEHGPWQCDHGAQYFTARDAAFRSEVARWQQAGVAAQWDAQLASFDGNVWTTPHTPLERFVGTPRMTSPAAWLVQGLAPVGERAHTQWQTTVQRLERCPDGWAITSAEHGLHAQRYSAVLLAVPAPQVVPLLTEVAPAGAAVAGSARMRGSWAVMLRYAAPVVLPWDGAFINTGPLRWVARDSSKPGRAGPETWLLHASAEWSEAHIEDSAGSVTAALLAAFAVLGGPSPLVATAHRWRYADTEPALTLGCWWDGAARLGMCGDWLNGGKVEGAWLSGQALARQATPT from the coding sequence ATGAGCACTTTGACGATGCCACAACCCATCGCCGTCATCGGCGCAGGCTTGGCGGGCCTGTCGTGTGCGCAGGCGCTGCTGCAGGAGGGGCACACGGTCCATGTGTTCGACAAAAGCCGGGGCCCCTCGGGCCGCATGAGCACCCGGCGCGCCGAAGATGAACATGGCCCCTGGCAGTGCGACCACGGCGCGCAGTATTTCACTGCGCGTGACGCCGCTTTCCGCTCAGAAGTCGCCCGCTGGCAGCAGGCCGGTGTGGCTGCGCAGTGGGATGCACAACTGGCCAGTTTTGATGGCAATGTCTGGACCACGCCGCACACCCCTCTGGAGCGCTTTGTGGGCACACCGCGCATGACATCGCCCGCCGCGTGGCTGGTGCAGGGCTTGGCGCCAGTGGGCGAGCGCGCCCACACGCAGTGGCAGACCACCGTGCAGCGGCTGGAGCGATGCCCCGACGGATGGGCCATCACCTCAGCCGAGCATGGCCTGCATGCCCAGCGCTACAGCGCTGTGCTGCTGGCCGTGCCCGCGCCCCAGGTGGTGCCGCTGTTGACCGAGGTGGCCCCCGCAGGCGCTGCGGTGGCAGGCAGCGCCCGCATGCGCGGCAGCTGGGCCGTCATGTTGCGTTATGCCGCACCCGTGGTTCTGCCGTGGGATGGCGCCTTCATCAACACCGGCCCGCTGCGCTGGGTGGCGCGCGACAGCAGCAAGCCCGGCCGTGCAGGGCCAGAAACGTGGCTGCTGCACGCCAGTGCCGAGTGGAGCGAGGCGCATATCGAAGACAGCGCAGGCAGCGTGACCGCTGCCTTGCTCGCCGCCTTTGCAGTCTTGGGCGGCCCCTCGCCCCTGGTTGCCACCGCGCACCGCTGGCGTTATGCCGACACCGAGCCTGCACTCACCCTGGGCTGCTGGTGGGATGGCGCCGCCCGCCTGGGGATGTGCGGTGACTGGCTGAACGGCGGCAAGGTCGAGGGCGCGTGGCTCAGCGGTCAGGCTTTGGCGCGGCAAGCAACACCCACCTGA
- a CDS encoding DM13 domain-containing protein: MLPAATKPLLLIASHLLTLVVGFAAGVYWLPVLIAPAAPTLQEVQASVPTVQWTGTFRRDLKDSDALHWGEGVVSIGPQAISLAGKLAPGPDYKLYLSPAFVETEADFQRLKPQMLRVGDVKTFNNFIVPVPQGADPAQFNTVVVWCETFGQFITAAQYR; this comes from the coding sequence ATGTTGCCCGCCGCCACGAAACCGCTTTTGCTCATCGCCTCGCACCTGCTCACCCTGGTCGTGGGGTTCGCAGCGGGTGTGTACTGGTTGCCGGTCCTGATCGCGCCTGCGGCACCCACGCTGCAAGAGGTACAGGCCAGTGTACCCACGGTGCAATGGACCGGCACCTTTCGCCGTGACCTGAAGGACAGCGACGCCCTGCACTGGGGTGAGGGCGTGGTGTCCATTGGCCCGCAAGCCATCAGCCTGGCGGGCAAGCTGGCACCGGGGCCGGACTACAAGCTCTACCTGTCGCCCGCGTTTGTGGAGACGGAGGCCGACTTCCAGCGCCTCAAGCCGCAAATGCTGCGCGTGGGGGATGTGAAGACGTTCAACAACTTCATCGTTCCGGTACCGCAGGGCGCGGACCCGGCGCAGTTCAATACCGTGGTCGTGTGGTGCGAGACTTTCGGCCAGTTCATCACCGCCGCGCAGTACCGGTAG
- a CDS encoding DUF2256 domain-containing protein: MRMRKKSDLPQKTCLHCGLPFTWRKKWEKVWDEVKYCSDRCRNERKHAGSATSGSAGQGAA; encoded by the coding sequence ATGCGCATGCGCAAAAAATCAGACCTTCCGCAAAAGACCTGCCTGCACTGCGGCCTGCCATTCACTTGGCGCAAGAAGTGGGAGAAGGTGTGGGACGAGGTGAAATACTGCTCTGACCGTTGCCGCAACGAGCGCAAGCACGCGGGCAGCGCCACCAGTGGTTCAGCAGGGCAGGGCGCTGCATGA
- a CDS encoding lipocalin family protein — translation MPLPFLWVRRSALLLSAACVLALMGCSSTTPPPGVTPVTPFDLARYEGRWYEAARLDHSFERGMTDVSATYQRQADGSVRVLNRGFDTGKKDWRQAEGKAKFTGDFNTASLKVSFFGPFYGGYHVVALDADYQWALVLGPDRSYCWILSRTKQLAPAVREQLIARAQALGIDTQALIWVTHERTDPQP, via the coding sequence ATGCCTCTACCATTCCTGTGGGTTCGCCGCTCGGCGCTGCTTTTGTCTGCGGCCTGTGTCCTGGCCCTGATGGGCTGCTCATCCACCACTCCGCCCCCTGGCGTCACCCCTGTCACCCCGTTCGACCTGGCCCGGTACGAGGGCCGCTGGTACGAGGCAGCGCGGCTCGACCATTCGTTCGAGCGCGGCATGACCGACGTGAGCGCCACCTACCAGCGCCAGGCGGACGGCAGCGTGCGGGTGCTCAATCGGGGTTTTGACACCGGCAAAAAAGACTGGCGCCAGGCGGAAGGCAAGGCCAAATTCACCGGCGACTTCAACACCGCCTCGCTCAAGGTGTCGTTCTTCGGCCCGTTCTACGGCGGCTACCACGTCGTCGCGCTCGACGCCGACTACCAGTGGGCCCTGGTGCTGGGGCCAGACCGCAGCTATTGCTGGATCCTGTCGCGCACCAAACAACTGGCACCTGCCGTGCGCGAACAGCTCATCGCCCGCGCGCAGGCGCTCGGCATCGACACCCAGGCCCTGATCTGGGTGACCCACGAACGCACCGATCCGCAGCCATGA
- a CDS encoding D-(-)-3-hydroxybutyrate oligomer hydrolase codes for MKMSMKNPRFRPFVPAALAAAVLAACGGGNDDNAAPNTKPTYLGAISEAVYDGTSNDLLTAGLGATGLAAAAPPAYADPLKPTAAELRRTAIHTNYRAMLDMTAAGGYGLLYGPNVDAQGKVTAGEGKVPGTEYIAFADDGTGRKNVTLMVQVPTSFDPKKPCMITATASGSRGVYGGISTGEWALKRGCAVAYSDKGTGGAPHDLQNDTVPLIDGTRATATAAGKNAAFNAGLSAVELAGFNTATPNRFAFKHAHSGQNSEKDWGTTTLQAVEFGYYVLNQRYGATTADGLRLKTLTPANTIVIASSISNGGGAAIAAAELDTQGLISGVAVSEPALELPASPGVTVRRGSAEVAVTGKTLVDFTTYANLYQACASLAPSVSTSPFAAAFAAGFAGAALPIAPNRCAALKTAGLLSASTTATQAEEALEKLRAYGWEPESNDLHASLAAFEVAPAVAVTFANGLSRASVKDNLCGFSYAATAATGAVTPLAAAALPGMFATGNGVPPSGGINLVNNLGKLGPARDFLSFSDAGVADWNTAGALCLRNLVTGTDTAAKKLQAGVDETRRNGNLRGKPAIIVHGRADALLPVSHTSRPYAALNKKVEGAASKLSYVEVAHAQHFDSFIGLPTVLPGYDSRYVPLHVYLNQALDAVYDHLANGKALPGSQVVRTVPRGGIPGSAPAITAANVPPLAVTPAAANAIAITAGAIAIPD; via the coding sequence ATGAAGATGAGCATGAAGAACCCGCGTTTTCGTCCCTTTGTTCCCGCTGCCCTGGCTGCCGCCGTTCTGGCCGCCTGTGGTGGCGGCAATGATGACAACGCGGCCCCCAATACCAAACCCACCTACCTCGGAGCGATCAGCGAAGCCGTGTACGACGGCACCAGCAACGACCTGCTCACGGCGGGCCTCGGTGCCACGGGCCTGGCTGCGGCCGCGCCACCAGCCTATGCCGACCCGCTCAAGCCGACGGCGGCCGAGCTGCGCCGCACCGCCATCCACACCAATTACCGCGCCATGCTCGACATGACGGCGGCAGGCGGCTACGGGCTGCTGTACGGCCCCAATGTGGATGCGCAGGGCAAGGTCACTGCGGGCGAGGGCAAGGTGCCCGGCACCGAATACATCGCGTTTGCCGACGACGGCACGGGCCGCAAGAATGTCACGCTCATGGTGCAGGTTCCCACCAGCTTCGACCCCAAGAAGCCCTGCATGATCACCGCCACGGCGTCAGGCTCGCGCGGTGTGTATGGCGGCATCTCCACCGGTGAATGGGCCCTCAAACGCGGCTGCGCCGTGGCCTACTCCGACAAGGGCACGGGTGGTGCGCCGCACGACCTGCAGAACGACACCGTGCCGCTGATTGACGGCACGCGCGCCACGGCTACCGCTGCAGGAAAAAACGCCGCTTTCAACGCAGGCCTCTCGGCCGTGGAGCTGGCGGGCTTCAACACCGCCACGCCCAACCGCTTTGCTTTCAAGCACGCACACTCCGGCCAAAACTCCGAGAAGGACTGGGGTACCACCACGCTGCAGGCTGTGGAATTTGGCTATTACGTACTCAACCAGCGCTACGGTGCGACCACGGCTGACGGTCTGCGCCTGAAAACGCTGACCCCCGCCAACACCATCGTCATTGCATCGAGCATCTCCAACGGCGGGGGTGCCGCCATCGCTGCGGCCGAGCTGGACACCCAGGGCCTGATCAGCGGCGTGGCCGTGTCCGAGCCCGCACTGGAGCTGCCCGCCAGTCCCGGCGTCACGGTGCGCCGTGGCAGTGCCGAGGTGGCCGTCACCGGCAAGACGCTGGTGGACTTCACCACTTACGCCAATCTGTACCAGGCCTGTGCATCACTGGCGCCCTCGGTCAGCACCAGCCCCTTTGCTGCCGCGTTTGCAGCGGGTTTTGCCGGTGCAGCACTGCCGATCGCACCCAACCGCTGTGCGGCGCTCAAGACGGCAGGCTTGCTGTCGGCCAGCACCACGGCCACACAGGCCGAAGAGGCGCTTGAGAAGCTGCGCGCCTATGGATGGGAGCCCGAGTCCAACGATCTGCATGCCTCGCTTGCGGCGTTTGAAGTGGCCCCTGCCGTGGCTGTGACCTTTGCCAACGGGCTGTCACGCGCCAGTGTGAAAGACAACCTTTGTGGCTTTAGCTATGCCGCCACGGCGGCGACCGGTGCGGTGACGCCGCTGGCTGCCGCTGCGCTGCCCGGCATGTTTGCCACGGGCAACGGCGTGCCTCCCTCGGGCGGCATCAACCTGGTGAACAACCTGGGCAAACTCGGGCCGGCGCGCGACTTCCTGTCGTTCTCGGATGCAGGTGTGGCCGACTGGAACACCGCTGGCGCGCTGTGCCTGCGCAACCTGGTCACCGGCACCGACACGGCGGCGAAGAAGTTGCAGGCTGGCGTGGATGAAACCCGTCGCAATGGCAACCTGCGGGGCAAGCCAGCCATCATCGTGCATGGCCGCGCCGATGCGCTGCTGCCCGTGAGCCACACTTCGCGCCCCTACGCCGCGCTGAACAAGAAGGTGGAAGGCGCCGCCAGCAAGCTCAGCTATGTGGAGGTGGCCCATGCGCAGCACTTTGACAGCTTCATTGGCCTGCCTACGGTGTTGCCGGGCTATGACAGCCGCTATGTGCCGCTGCATGTCTACCTGAACCAGGCGCTTGACGCCGTGTACGACCACTTGGCCAACGGCAAGGCCTTGCCGGGCAGCCAGGTGGTGCGCACGGTGCCACGCGGTGGCATACCGGGCAGCGCCCCGGCCATCACGGCGGCCAATGTGCCGCCGCTGGCCGTCACCCCTGCGGCAGCCAACGCCATTGCCATCACGGCTGGCGCCATTGCCATCCCCGATTGA
- a CDS encoding ABC transporter substrate-binding protein, with product MTWSRRLATALAVVWSGAMAPPLHAADIVVGQVAPLTGVLASTGAQMVLGGKVYFDWVNAQGGIHGATVRQVVADDAYKVADTVRLTREMLAKPEVVALYGFAGTANITQLLADGVLEQGGAALVAPYTGGESLRSPFNPWIFHVRAGYVDETEHMVQQLTTLGMNRVAVMYQDDGFGKAGLAGVEAALAKRNLKLVVSAGYERNTDKVDDAVKAIKAADVHAVIMIAVNKPAAAFIQRYREQGGGAQLYNISVVDPTELVKLAGLKNAHGLGISQVVPYPYRPQLPVVREYQTLLKKYAPEAEVNYTSFEQFLGAKVLVEALRRAGPVPTRAKVMKALESLQSYDLGGITLGYSPTNRIGSRYVEVTVIGSNGRLMK from the coding sequence ATGACATGGAGTCGCCGCCTGGCGACAGCATTGGCGGTCGTGTGGAGCGGGGCTATGGCCCCGCCGCTGCACGCCGCCGACATTGTGGTTGGACAGGTGGCGCCGCTCACTGGTGTGCTGGCCAGCACCGGTGCACAGATGGTGCTGGGCGGCAAGGTCTACTTTGACTGGGTCAATGCCCAGGGCGGCATACATGGCGCCACCGTCCGCCAAGTGGTGGCCGACGATGCCTACAAAGTGGCCGACACGGTAAGACTGACCCGCGAGATGCTGGCCAAACCCGAGGTGGTGGCGCTGTATGGTTTTGCGGGCACGGCCAACATCACCCAGTTGCTGGCCGATGGCGTGCTGGAGCAGGGCGGAGCCGCGCTGGTAGCGCCCTATACGGGTGGCGAGTCGCTGCGCAGCCCGTTCAACCCCTGGATCTTTCATGTGCGCGCTGGTTACGTGGACGAGACCGAGCATATGGTGCAGCAGCTCACCACTCTGGGCATGAACCGCGTGGCCGTGATGTACCAGGACGACGGTTTTGGCAAGGCGGGCCTGGCGGGCGTGGAGGCCGCGCTGGCCAAGCGCAACCTCAAGCTGGTGGTGTCTGCAGGCTATGAACGCAACACCGACAAGGTAGACGATGCCGTCAAGGCCATTAAGGCCGCCGATGTGCATGCGGTCATCATGATTGCGGTGAACAAGCCTGCCGCAGCCTTCATCCAGCGCTACCGCGAGCAGGGCGGCGGGGCGCAGCTGTACAACATATCGGTGGTGGACCCGACCGAACTGGTCAAGCTAGCGGGCCTCAAGAACGCACACGGCCTGGGCATCAGCCAGGTGGTGCCTTACCCCTACCGGCCTCAGCTGCCGGTGGTGCGCGAGTACCAGACGCTGCTCAAAAAGTACGCGCCCGAGGCCGAGGTCAATTACACCAGCTTCGAGCAGTTCCTGGGTGCCAAAGTGCTCGTCGAGGCGTTGCGCCGCGCCGGGCCTGTGCCTACGCGCGCCAAGGTGATGAAGGCGCTGGAGTCGCTGCAAAGCTATGACCTCGGCGGTATCACGCTGGGCTACTCGCCCACCAACCGCATCGGCTCGCGCTATGTCGAGGTCACCGTCATTGGCAGCAATGGCCGCCTCATGAAGTGA
- a CDS encoding branched-chain amino acid ABC transporter permease — protein sequence MLNRLLSGDYPRSKVLAVILVAILLGLAFAPFLFPGVKALSVAAKVLIFVVLVASFDLLLGYTGIVSFAHTMFFGIGAYGIAVATTRMGPTWSALAVGLGGALVLSLLLSLAVGLFSLRVRAIFFAMITLAVAAAFQTLASQLSDITGGEDGLTFKVPEILSPSFEPFDEPFLGVTLDGRLLCYYLLFVTAVALVLALLRIVNSPFGRVLQAIRENEFRAEAIGYRVVVYRTTSSVLSALFATMAGAMLALWLRYNGPDTSLSFEIMMDCLLIVVIGGMGTIYGSAIGAVLFLVAQSYLQDLLRLGSEATSGLPWLSALLSPDRWLLWLGVLFVLSVYYFPTGVVGRLRAAAVRKVG from the coding sequence ATGCTGAACCGACTTCTCTCCGGCGACTACCCGCGCAGCAAGGTGCTGGCGGTGATCCTCGTGGCCATCCTTCTTGGGCTGGCATTTGCACCCTTCCTGTTCCCCGGCGTCAAGGCGCTGTCGGTGGCGGCCAAGGTGCTGATCTTTGTGGTGCTGGTCGCCAGCTTCGACCTGTTGCTGGGCTACACCGGCATCGTGAGCTTTGCGCACACCATGTTTTTCGGCATCGGGGCCTATGGCATCGCGGTAGCCACCACGCGCATGGGGCCCACGTGGTCGGCACTGGCCGTGGGGCTGGGTGGCGCATTGGTGCTCTCGCTGCTGCTGTCGCTGGCTGTGGGGCTGTTTTCGCTGCGCGTGCGGGCCATCTTCTTCGCCATGATCACGCTGGCCGTGGCGGCCGCGTTCCAGACGCTGGCCTCGCAGCTGTCCGACATCACCGGTGGAGAGGACGGGCTGACGTTCAAGGTGCCCGAGATCCTGTCGCCGAGTTTCGAACCCTTCGACGAGCCCTTCCTGGGCGTCACGCTTGATGGGCGGCTGTTGTGCTATTACCTGCTGTTCGTCACGGCGGTGGCGCTGGTGCTGGCGTTGCTGCGCATCGTGAATTCGCCGTTCGGCCGCGTGCTGCAGGCCATCCGCGAGAACGAGTTCCGCGCCGAGGCCATTGGCTACCGCGTGGTGGTGTACCGCACCACATCGAGCGTGCTGTCGGCGCTGTTTGCCACGATGGCAGGCGCGATGCTGGCGCTCTGGCTGCGCTACAACGGGCCGGACACCTCGCTCAGCTTCGAAATCATGATGGACTGCCTGCTCATCGTGGTGATCGGTGGCATGGGCACCATCTACGGTTCGGCCATCGGGGCCGTGTTGTTCCTGGTGGCGCAAAGCTATCTGCAGGACCTGCTGCGCCTGGGCAGTGAGGCCACCTCTGGCCTGCCCTGGCTGTCTGCCTTGCTCTCGCCAGACCGCTGGCTGCTGTGGCTGGGCGTGCTGTTTGTTCTGTCTGTTTACTACTTCCCCACCGGTGTGGTGGGGCGCCTGCGCGCGGCAGCTGTGCGCAAGGTGGGGTAA
- a CDS encoding branched-chain amino acid ABC transporter permease, giving the protein MSATRDFDWKPLALVPALALLVLPFIGSPSTWLTLTVAGLAMGMIVFIIASGLTLVFGLMDVLNFGHGVFIALGAFVATSVLGSMTDYTQSADLWRNLLAVLPAMLVAMAVAGAVGLAFERFIVRPVYGQHLKQILITMGGMIIGEELIKVIWGPAQIPLPLPEGMRGSLLIGDAAIEKYRLVAVAVGLLVFGVLAWTLSRTKVGLLIRAGVQDREMVESLGYRIRRLFIGVFVVGSALAGLGGVMWGLYQQNVVPQMGAQVNVLIFIVIIIGGLGSTGGALIGALLVGLMANYTGFLVPKVALFSNIALMVAILLWRPQGVYPVANR; this is encoded by the coding sequence ATGAGCGCCACCCGCGACTTCGACTGGAAGCCCCTGGCCCTGGTGCCCGCGCTGGCACTCCTGGTGCTGCCCTTCATCGGCTCGCCCAGCACCTGGCTCACACTCACGGTGGCGGGGCTGGCCATGGGCATGATCGTGTTCATCATCGCCTCGGGCCTCACGCTGGTGTTTGGCCTCATGGACGTGCTCAACTTCGGGCACGGTGTGTTCATTGCGCTGGGCGCCTTCGTGGCCACCAGCGTGCTGGGCAGCATGACCGACTACACACAAAGCGCTGACCTGTGGCGCAACCTGCTGGCCGTGCTGCCTGCCATGCTGGTGGCCATGGCCGTGGCGGGCGCGGTGGGGCTGGCGTTCGAGCGCTTCATCGTGCGGCCTGTGTACGGCCAGCACCTGAAGCAGATCCTCATCACCATGGGCGGCATGATCATTGGTGAAGAACTCATCAAGGTCATCTGGGGCCCCGCGCAGATCCCACTGCCGCTGCCTGAGGGCATGCGGGGCTCGCTGCTCATCGGCGACGCCGCCATCGAAAAATACCGCCTGGTGGCCGTGGCTGTGGGCCTGCTGGTGTTTGGCGTGCTGGCCTGGACGCTGTCGCGCACCAAGGTCGGCCTGTTGATACGTGCTGGCGTGCAGGACCGCGAGATGGTCGAGTCGCTCGGCTACCGCATCCGCCGTCTGTTCATTGGCGTGTTCGTGGTGGGCTCGGCCCTGGCCGGCCTGGGCGGCGTGATGTGGGGCCTGTACCAGCAAAACGTGGTGCCGCAGATGGGCGCACAGGTCAATGTGCTGATCTTCATCGTGATCATCATCGGCGGCCTGGGCAGCACGGGCGGCGCCCTCATCGGTGCATTGCTGGTGGGGCTGATGGCCAACTACACCGGTTTCCTGGTGCCCAAGGTGGCGCTGTTCTCCAACATCGCTTTGATGGTGGCCATTCTCTTGTGGCGTCCGCAGGGCGTCTATCCCGTGGCCAACCGCTGA